A region from the Vulpes lagopus strain Blue_001 chromosome 5, ASM1834538v1, whole genome shotgun sequence genome encodes:
- the LOC121490477 gene encoding LOW QUALITY PROTEIN: olfactory receptor 6C2-like (The sequence of the model RefSeq protein was modified relative to this genomic sequence to represent the inferred CDS: deleted 2 bases in 1 codon), translating to MRNGTITTFILLGLTDDPELQVLIFIFLLLTYTLSITGNMTIIILTFVDPHLKTPMYFFLKNFSFLEISFTSATIPRYLYSIATGDNVITYNACVIQVFFTDLCGVSEFFLLAAMSYDRYVASCKPLHYVIIMSNSVCRILNICCWAAGLCIIIPPLSLGLNLKFCDSNIIDHFGCDAFPLVKISCSDTRFMEWTVCHTPCAVLTLNMTLTCVVLSYAYIIKTIFRFPSVQQRKKAYLTCSSHMIVVSITYGTCIFIYMNPTAKEKVTINKVVLLLIFSISPTLNPFIYTLRNNQVKKAFEDSIKRIALLSTK from the exons ATGAGAAACGGTACAATAACAACATTCATTCTGCTGGGACTGACAGATGACCCTGAGCTGCAagttctgatttttatctttctactTCTCACCTACACTTTGAGTATAACTGGAAACATGACCATCATCATACTCACTTTTGTGGATCCCCACCTTAAAACACCCatgtactttttcttaaaaaatttctcCTTCTTGGAGATCTCATTCACATCTGCCACTATTCCCAGATATTTGTATAGCATAGCAACAGGTGACAATGTTATTACCTATAATGCTTGTGTCATTCAAGTGTTTTTTACTGACCTCTGTGGAGTATCAGAGTTTTTTCTGCTGGCCGCCATGTCCTATGACCGCTATGTTGCCAGCTGCAAACCCTTGCATTATGTGATCATAATGAGTAACAGCGTCTGCAGGATTCTCAATATCTGTTGTTGGGCGGCTGGTTTATGTATAATAATCCCACCACTTAGCCTGGgtttaaatctaaaattttgtGACTCTAACATAATTGATCATTTTGGCTGTGATGCATTTCCCTTAGTGAAAATCTCATGTTCAGATACAAGGTTCATGGAATGGACAGTGTGCCATACT CCTTGTGCCGTACTGACCTTGAATATGACCCTTACCTGTGTGGTTCTGTCATATGCTTACATCATCAAGACAATTTTTAGATTCCCTTCTGTTCAACAAAGGAAAAAGGCCTATTTGACCTGTTCGTCCCACATGATTGTGGTATCCATCACCTATGGCACATGCATTTTCATCTATATGAATCctacagcaaaggaaaaagtgaCCATTAATAAAGTGGTTTTACTgctcattttttctatttcacctACATTGAACCCATTTATTTATACCTTGAGAAACAATCAAGTTAAGAAAGCCTTTGAGGACTCAATCAAAAGAATTGCCTTGCTCTCAACTAAGTAA